CTCATCTTATATCACTCAAAAAATTTCATCTACCATAATGGTTATGCAGATATTTTTCGGTAACAAATTCTATACATCTTGTCTACAAAAGTGCCTGAATTTTTACTAGTAACATACGAAAGGAATTCCTTTGCATCTGAATACTATAACTTCTGTTAATCAAAATAACGAACAACAAACTAGTATATCAACCCCGAACCTCATGTAACTTTGGAGTTCATACAAATTACAAAATGTTGGGGGAGTTCGAAGGGGCAAACATAAACAACATGAACAATAGAAAATCATCTGATTTTCTACATAAACAAAGCACACAACTTCAGATTCCTAGAATTACTAAAATCATTCCATTACCAAAAATATTCAACAAAAACCCATGTGAAGAAGTCAAGTACATATCAAATTGAAAACtacaaaatcccaacaaaaaaaattattaaaaaaaaaaaaaaaggaaatttgagGTGGTTAATGTACCTATAGAGAGTGGGGTTATTAGGGTCTTGCTTGATGGCCTGAGTGTAGAGTGCAGCGGCTTTGAGGTAGTTCCCCGCTTTGAACTGCTCATTTCCTTTATCTTTCAGAGACTCAGCTCCTCCACCTCCTGCCGATGTGCCCACCCTACCTGATCCTCCCCCCTCTGCTGCCGCCATTCCTCACTAGGGTTTATGATTCACTGCAAGCAAATCTCCTGTCTCCTGCCCCCGCTTTCTCTGATACAACCCCAGAACCCGATTCCGAGCGATGGTTTCACAACTTTCACTTCCACCTGGACTTCAAAAGTGAAAATGGGTCGGGCTGCTTTGTCCGACTTGGGTTTAAACCCATTTATGTCTAATTGGGTCCAATGGATTTTGGAGTTAAAAGGGCTCGGCCCAAATATATTATACTTTCGGAGTGGTTGTCTGACCCAAGTTTCGTCTCTAAACACTCATCAATTttactcaaaataaaaaaacacttataTCCATACATAAAATTATCATAAAGGACTTAGtgattttttaagaaaaacaatttttttttctttggtaggGTTTGATATAAACATGGTAACCATGCAGCCTCATGTAGTCTGTGGAACAAGACTATGCCATCAACAGAAATTGCTAAATTAAATTATGTAATGTTGTGTCCATAATATTGTATGTGCACTACACTAAGtatatacacttttttttttttgcagcagCCACACTTTGTAGTTGGACTAGAACTCGAACCCTACAAACAAACCCCGAATTTAGCACTCAGATTTTGGACCTATTCACTCTTGAATGTATTTTGTTTCCAATATCATAAAAATTCTTTTCAGCACGGGCAAGGTGATATTCCCTATAACCTCTCCCAGTCTGAATGAGTGGATAACCGTAACTTGCCACTAGTTGTCCATTTTTtcaaagaaggaaaaataaaaattcttttGAGATGTggcaaattagggttttagtcTTGGGCTTTTTCTAAAAAGGTCCAGACTTGAGAGCCCACGTGTTATATATGAAAATaacttgggccgagcacaaccTGAGCCCATGTCAGCAAAGGCAAGATCTATCGCATTTATATAAACAGAGAAAGTGTTAGGGTTTTGTGCTTCACAAAGACAAGGGTTTGCTCTCTCGGCCGCTTTTAGCCTCACCCTTCATCTCTCTGCAGAGCTCTCGAGCTCCTCCAAATTTTCAGCCATGGCCGTcgggtactctctctctctctctctctctctctctctctctctctctctctctctctctctctctctacacacacaCTAACGTATTTCAGCACATGGATTTCTCGATCAGTGACTGACGCATTAACCTTTGTATTATACAGCAAGAACAAGAGGATTTCCAAGTCGAAGaaaggaggaaagaagaaaGCGTAAgcttatttttttacatttataCATACACACTGATTTATATAGATCTGGGGTTTTTATAGTTTTGTTCTTATTTGTCATTTCGTATGATTTGTTAATTATGTGATAATCCCACttatttactaattaatttgtaTTTGTGGAACGAAAATATAGTGTTGATCCGTTTGCCAAGAAGGATTGGTATGACATCAAGGCCCCGAAACTGTTCAACAACACGAATGTGGGCAAAACTCTTGTCTCCCGTACTCAGGGTACCAAGGTATTGATGTTATctatcaatctttgttttttctttccgttttagatttagttttttggaataccatattaAGTAGGGTGAAAGCTATTGTGGAATCAGtttattttgcttttctttCTACGAAATGGATTAGCGGGTGGGGGTTTTTATTAGACTGCTGTTATTGTTGATTTATGCATTTGTTGTGTCCTTATGGATTGCAAATGTTTTGAAATTATTGTGTTTAAGTACGGCACGATTTTCTGTCTTCTGGAAGGCTGGTATTTAGAGTGGTGTTTTTGTGCTTGCGGTATTAAGTTTATTTTGGGAAATGGTTTCTGCATACCGGGTTCTCCTTCTGCACTATGTTTATTTCTATCCAAATGCCATAAATAAATTCGAGTGCGGAGGGGTAGAGCAGTGAGGTGCCGAAATACTTGTTTATGTTAATGTTGAGTAGAATGACTGTTACACCTGTTACATTTTGCTTTATCTATTTAGAATTTTTTCTTGCATCAGTAATTATTATACAAAACTTTCAAATGTATACATTGCttgtttgaaaaaattgttgagcattagaaaaaaaatttcccacATGATAACACACTTTGTATATATTTAAATTGTTGACACGGTGCATGCTTTTAAAAAGTTTTTTGGTTTTAACAGATTGCATCTGAAGGACTCAAGCATAGAGTCTTTGAGGTATCACTCGCTGACCTTCAGGGTGACGAGGAGCATGCTTACAGAAAGATGCGGTTGAGAGCTGAAGATGTCCAAGGGAAGACTGTTCTTACTAATTTCTGGGTATGCTTGAATAATTTACgttcatatattttttggtATCTTTGTATGATTTCTTATGAACCCGAGCTCATGTATTATTGAATTCTTCAGGGAATGAACTTCACCACTGACAAGCTTAGGTCTTTGGTGCGCAAATGGCAAACCTTGATTGAAGCTCATGTGGATGTGAAGACCACTGACAACTATACTCTGAGGATGTTCTGTATTGGCTTCACCAAGAGACGTCCAAATCAGGTCAAGAGGACCTGCTATGCACAGTCTAGCCAAGTCAGACAGGTAATGTATACCTTAATATGGAAATTCTCCCCTGCACTTTTTTCCTAATGAGTGGACGGACTTAAACCCCAACCGTTCgcacttgaaaaaaaataggTGTGGGTGAGCAAAGCTCTGCCTTAATAATTTGCATGATGTATTTGAATTTATCATGAATTTTGTCTATGTACTTATGCATGGTAGTGTTTGTTTCTGACGCCATAATGCTACATTTATTGTCAGATTCGCCGTAAGATGAGTGAGATCATGATTGCCCAGGCAACATCAAGTGATCTTAAGGGCTTGGTCAACAAGTTCATTGCTGAGAGTATTGGTAAAGAGATTGAGAAGGCAACAATGAGCATCTATCCATTGCAAAATGTCTTCATCAGGAAGGTCAAGATCTT
This Pyrus communis chromosome 6, drPyrComm1.1, whole genome shotgun sequence DNA region includes the following protein-coding sequences:
- the LOC137738310 gene encoding small ribosomal subunit protein eS1y-like, with protein sequence MAVGKNKRISKSKKGGKKKAVDPFAKKDWYDIKAPKLFNNTNVGKTLVSRTQGTKIASEGLKHRVFEVSLADLQGDEEHAYRKMRLRAEDVQGKTVLTNFWGMNFTTDKLRSLVRKWQTLIEAHVDVKTTDNYTLRMFCIGFTKRRPNQVKRTCYAQSSQVRQIRRKMSEIMIAQATSSDLKGLVNKFIAESIGKEIEKATMSIYPLQNVFIRKVKILKAPKFDLTKLMEVYGGEDVGVKVERPTEEAAPEVQQEIVGA